A genomic stretch from Salvelinus alpinus chromosome 38, SLU_Salpinus.1, whole genome shotgun sequence includes:
- the LOC139566504 gene encoding activin receptor type-2A-like isoform X4: MGAASELAFAVFLISFSSGAILGRSETQECVYYNSSWEKERTNRSGIEPCYGDKDKRLHCFATWKNTSGTIEIVKQGCWLDDVNCYDSECVETKESPDVFFCCCEGNTCNEKFLYSPDTQAVQTTSNPFTQKPQLFNTLLYSLVPIMGIAAIVLFSFWMYRHHKLAYPPVLVPTQHAFHIMIEEQLGPHTPPSPIMGQKPLQLIEIKARGRFGCVWKAQLLNDYVAVKVFPIQDKLSWQNEYEIYSLSGMKHENLLHFIGVEKRENNMDIDLWLITAYHDNGSLTDYLKANVVSWNELCHISQTLARGLAYLHEDIPGLKDGHKPAVAHRDMKSKNVLLKNNLTACIADFGLALKFEAGKSAGDAHGQVGTRRYMAPEVLEGAINFQRDSFLRIDMYAMGLVLWELAARCTAADGPVDEYTLPFEEEVGQHPSLEDMQEVVVHKKLRPCLRECWQKHTGLVMLCETIEECWDHEAEARLSAGCVEERIIQMQRQTNVIAPEEIVTVVTMVTNVDFPPKESSL, translated from the exons GTGCAATCCTGGGTCGCTCGGAGACACAGGAGTGCGTTTACTACAACTCTAGCTGGGAGAAGGAGCGAACCAACCGCAGTGGCATCGAGCCTTGCTACGGCGACAAGGACAAGAGGCTCCACTGCTTCGCCACCTGGAAAAACACCTCGGGAACCATCGAGATCGTCAAGCAGGGCTGCTGGCTGGACGATGTCAACTGCTATGACAG TGAATGTGTGGAGACGAAGGAGAGTCCGGACGTCTTCTTCTGTTGCTGCGAAGGCAACACGTGTAACGAGAAGTTCCTCTACAGCCCCGACACGCAGGCTGTCCAAA CGACCTCCAACCCGTTTACCCAGAAGCCTCAGCTGTTCAACACCCTGCTGTACTCTCTGGTGCCCATTATGGGCATCGCCGCCAtcgtcctcttctccttctggaTGTACCGTCATCACAAGCTGGCATACCCGCCCGTCCTGGTGCCAACACAG CACGCCTTTCATATAATGATAGAG GAACAACTGGgaccacacacccctccctcgCCCATCATGGGGCAGAAGCCATTGCAGTTGATCGAGATCAAAGCCAGGGGGCGCTTCGGCTGTGTGTGGAAGGCTCAGCTCCTCAACGACTACGTGGCTGTCAAGGTCTTCCCCATTCAG GACAAGCTGTCATGGCAGAACGAGTATGAGATCTACAGCCTGAGTGGGATGAAACACGAGAACCTGCTCCACTTTATCGGTGTGGAGAAGAGAGAAAACAACATGGACATAGACCTCTGGCTCATCACAGCCTATCACGACAAC GGCTCTCTGACTGATTACCTGAAGGCCAACGTGGTGTCGTGGAACGAGCTGTGCCACATCTCCCAGACCTTGGCCCGTGGCCTGGCCTATCTCCACGAGGACATCCCTGGGCTGAAGGACGGACACAAGCCCGCCGTCGCACACAG GGACATGAAGAGCAAGAACGTGCTTCTGAAGAACAACCTGACAGCCTGCATAGCGGACTTTGGCCTGGCCCTGAAGTTTGAAGCTGGGAAGTCAGCAGGAGACGCCCACGGCCAG GTGGGCACGAGGCGCTACATGGCCCCTGAGGTGCTGGAGGGGGCCATCAACTTCCAGAGAGACTCCTTCCTGAGGATAGACATGTACGCCATGGGGCTGGTGCTGTGGGAGCTGGCCGCTCGCTGTACCGCTGCAGATG GTCCTGTGGATGAGTACACACTGCCCTTCGAGGAGGAGGTCGGCCAACACCCGTCTCTAGAGGATATGCAGGAGGTGGTGGTCCACAAGAAGCTACGGCCCTGCCTCCGAGAGTGCTGGCAGAAAcacaca GGCCTGGTGATGCTGTGTGAGACCATCGAGGAGTGCTGGGATCACGAGGCCGAGGCGCGGCTCTCGGCGGGCTGCGTGGAGGAACGCATCATCCAGATGCAACGCCAGACCAACGTCATCGCCCCCGAGGAGATTGTCACCGTCGTCACCATGGTGACCAACGTGGACTTCCCTCCCAAAGAGTCCAGCCTATGA
- the LOC139566504 gene encoding activin receptor type-2A-like isoform X6 — translation MGAASELAFAVFLISFSSGAILGRSETQECVYYNSSWEKERTNRSGIEPCYGDKDKRLHCFATWKNTSGTIEIVKQGCWLDDVNCYDSSECVETKESPDVFFCCCEGNTCNEKFLYSPDTQAVQTTSNPFTQKPQLFNTLLYSLVPIMGIAAIVLFSFWMYRHHKLAYPPVLVPTQEQLGPHTPPSPIMGQKPLQLIEIKARGRFGCVWKAQLLNDYVAVKVFPIQDKLSWQNEYEIYSLSGMKHENLLHFIGVEKRENNMDIDLWLITAYHDNGSLTDYLKANVVSWNELCHISQTLARGLAYLHEDIPGLKDGHKPAVAHRDMKSKNVLLKNNLTACIADFGLALKFEAGKSAGDAHGQVGTRRYMAPEVLEGAINFQRDSFLRIDMYAMGLVLWELAARCTAADGPVDEYTLPFEEEVGQHPSLEDMQEVVVHKKLRPCLRECWQKHTGLVMLCETIEECWDHEAEARLSAGCVEERIIQMQRQTNVIAPEEIVTVVTMVTNVDFPPKESSL, via the exons GTGCAATCCTGGGTCGCTCGGAGACACAGGAGTGCGTTTACTACAACTCTAGCTGGGAGAAGGAGCGAACCAACCGCAGTGGCATCGAGCCTTGCTACGGCGACAAGGACAAGAGGCTCCACTGCTTCGCCACCTGGAAAAACACCTCGGGAACCATCGAGATCGTCAAGCAGGGCTGCTGGCTGGACGATGTCAACTGCTATGACAG tAGTGAATGTGTGGAGACGAAGGAGAGTCCGGACGTCTTCTTCTGTTGCTGCGAAGGCAACACGTGTAACGAGAAGTTCCTCTACAGCCCCGACACGCAGGCTGTCCAAA CGACCTCCAACCCGTTTACCCAGAAGCCTCAGCTGTTCAACACCCTGCTGTACTCTCTGGTGCCCATTATGGGCATCGCCGCCAtcgtcctcttctccttctggaTGTACCGTCATCACAAGCTGGCATACCCGCCCGTCCTGGTGCCAACACAG GAACAACTGGgaccacacacccctccctcgCCCATCATGGGGCAGAAGCCATTGCAGTTGATCGAGATCAAAGCCAGGGGGCGCTTCGGCTGTGTGTGGAAGGCTCAGCTCCTCAACGACTACGTGGCTGTCAAGGTCTTCCCCATTCAG GACAAGCTGTCATGGCAGAACGAGTATGAGATCTACAGCCTGAGTGGGATGAAACACGAGAACCTGCTCCACTTTATCGGTGTGGAGAAGAGAGAAAACAACATGGACATAGACCTCTGGCTCATCACAGCCTATCACGACAAC GGCTCTCTGACTGATTACCTGAAGGCCAACGTGGTGTCGTGGAACGAGCTGTGCCACATCTCCCAGACCTTGGCCCGTGGCCTGGCCTATCTCCACGAGGACATCCCTGGGCTGAAGGACGGACACAAGCCCGCCGTCGCACACAG GGACATGAAGAGCAAGAACGTGCTTCTGAAGAACAACCTGACAGCCTGCATAGCGGACTTTGGCCTGGCCCTGAAGTTTGAAGCTGGGAAGTCAGCAGGAGACGCCCACGGCCAG GTGGGCACGAGGCGCTACATGGCCCCTGAGGTGCTGGAGGGGGCCATCAACTTCCAGAGAGACTCCTTCCTGAGGATAGACATGTACGCCATGGGGCTGGTGCTGTGGGAGCTGGCCGCTCGCTGTACCGCTGCAGATG GTCCTGTGGATGAGTACACACTGCCCTTCGAGGAGGAGGTCGGCCAACACCCGTCTCTAGAGGATATGCAGGAGGTGGTGGTCCACAAGAAGCTACGGCCCTGCCTCCGAGAGTGCTGGCAGAAAcacaca GGCCTGGTGATGCTGTGTGAGACCATCGAGGAGTGCTGGGATCACGAGGCCGAGGCGCGGCTCTCGGCGGGCTGCGTGGAGGAACGCATCATCCAGATGCAACGCCAGACCAACGTCATCGCCCCCGAGGAGATTGTCACCGTCGTCACCATGGTGACCAACGTGGACTTCCCTCCCAAAGAGTCCAGCCTATGA
- the LOC139566504 gene encoding activin receptor type-2A-like isoform X1 yields the protein MGAASELAFAVFLISFSSGAILGRSETQECVYYNSSWEKERTNRSGIEPCYGDKDKRLHCFATWKNTSGTIEIVKQGCWLDDVNCYDSSECVETKESPDVFFCCCEGNTCNEKFLYSPDTQAVQSKSSSTSNPFTQKPQLFNTLLYSLVPIMGIAAIVLFSFWMYRHHKLAYPPVLVPTQHAFHIMIEEQLGPHTPPSPIMGQKPLQLIEIKARGRFGCVWKAQLLNDYVAVKVFPIQDKLSWQNEYEIYSLSGMKHENLLHFIGVEKRENNMDIDLWLITAYHDNGSLTDYLKANVVSWNELCHISQTLARGLAYLHEDIPGLKDGHKPAVAHRDMKSKNVLLKNNLTACIADFGLALKFEAGKSAGDAHGQVGTRRYMAPEVLEGAINFQRDSFLRIDMYAMGLVLWELAARCTAADGPVDEYTLPFEEEVGQHPSLEDMQEVVVHKKLRPCLRECWQKHTGLVMLCETIEECWDHEAEARLSAGCVEERIIQMQRQTNVIAPEEIVTVVTMVTNVDFPPKESSL from the exons GTGCAATCCTGGGTCGCTCGGAGACACAGGAGTGCGTTTACTACAACTCTAGCTGGGAGAAGGAGCGAACCAACCGCAGTGGCATCGAGCCTTGCTACGGCGACAAGGACAAGAGGCTCCACTGCTTCGCCACCTGGAAAAACACCTCGGGAACCATCGAGATCGTCAAGCAGGGCTGCTGGCTGGACGATGTCAACTGCTATGACAG tAGTGAATGTGTGGAGACGAAGGAGAGTCCGGACGTCTTCTTCTGTTGCTGCGAAGGCAACACGTGTAACGAGAAGTTCCTCTACAGCCCCGACACGCAGGCTGTCCAAAGTAAGTCATCGT CGACCTCCAACCCGTTTACCCAGAAGCCTCAGCTGTTCAACACCCTGCTGTACTCTCTGGTGCCCATTATGGGCATCGCCGCCAtcgtcctcttctccttctggaTGTACCGTCATCACAAGCTGGCATACCCGCCCGTCCTGGTGCCAACACAG CACGCCTTTCATATAATGATAGAG GAACAACTGGgaccacacacccctccctcgCCCATCATGGGGCAGAAGCCATTGCAGTTGATCGAGATCAAAGCCAGGGGGCGCTTCGGCTGTGTGTGGAAGGCTCAGCTCCTCAACGACTACGTGGCTGTCAAGGTCTTCCCCATTCAG GACAAGCTGTCATGGCAGAACGAGTATGAGATCTACAGCCTGAGTGGGATGAAACACGAGAACCTGCTCCACTTTATCGGTGTGGAGAAGAGAGAAAACAACATGGACATAGACCTCTGGCTCATCACAGCCTATCACGACAAC GGCTCTCTGACTGATTACCTGAAGGCCAACGTGGTGTCGTGGAACGAGCTGTGCCACATCTCCCAGACCTTGGCCCGTGGCCTGGCCTATCTCCACGAGGACATCCCTGGGCTGAAGGACGGACACAAGCCCGCCGTCGCACACAG GGACATGAAGAGCAAGAACGTGCTTCTGAAGAACAACCTGACAGCCTGCATAGCGGACTTTGGCCTGGCCCTGAAGTTTGAAGCTGGGAAGTCAGCAGGAGACGCCCACGGCCAG GTGGGCACGAGGCGCTACATGGCCCCTGAGGTGCTGGAGGGGGCCATCAACTTCCAGAGAGACTCCTTCCTGAGGATAGACATGTACGCCATGGGGCTGGTGCTGTGGGAGCTGGCCGCTCGCTGTACCGCTGCAGATG GTCCTGTGGATGAGTACACACTGCCCTTCGAGGAGGAGGTCGGCCAACACCCGTCTCTAGAGGATATGCAGGAGGTGGTGGTCCACAAGAAGCTACGGCCCTGCCTCCGAGAGTGCTGGCAGAAAcacaca GGCCTGGTGATGCTGTGTGAGACCATCGAGGAGTGCTGGGATCACGAGGCCGAGGCGCGGCTCTCGGCGGGCTGCGTGGAGGAACGCATCATCCAGATGCAACGCCAGACCAACGTCATCGCCCCCGAGGAGATTGTCACCGTCGTCACCATGGTGACCAACGTGGACTTCCCTCCCAAAGAGTCCAGCCTATGA
- the LOC139566504 gene encoding activin receptor type-2A-like isoform X2 yields MGAASELAFAVFLISFSSGAILGRSETQECVYYNSSWEKERTNRSGIEPCYGDKDKRLHCFATWKNTSGTIEIVKQGCWLDDVNCYDSECVETKESPDVFFCCCEGNTCNEKFLYSPDTQAVQSKSSSTSNPFTQKPQLFNTLLYSLVPIMGIAAIVLFSFWMYRHHKLAYPPVLVPTQHAFHIMIEEQLGPHTPPSPIMGQKPLQLIEIKARGRFGCVWKAQLLNDYVAVKVFPIQDKLSWQNEYEIYSLSGMKHENLLHFIGVEKRENNMDIDLWLITAYHDNGSLTDYLKANVVSWNELCHISQTLARGLAYLHEDIPGLKDGHKPAVAHRDMKSKNVLLKNNLTACIADFGLALKFEAGKSAGDAHGQVGTRRYMAPEVLEGAINFQRDSFLRIDMYAMGLVLWELAARCTAADGPVDEYTLPFEEEVGQHPSLEDMQEVVVHKKLRPCLRECWQKHTGLVMLCETIEECWDHEAEARLSAGCVEERIIQMQRQTNVIAPEEIVTVVTMVTNVDFPPKESSL; encoded by the exons GTGCAATCCTGGGTCGCTCGGAGACACAGGAGTGCGTTTACTACAACTCTAGCTGGGAGAAGGAGCGAACCAACCGCAGTGGCATCGAGCCTTGCTACGGCGACAAGGACAAGAGGCTCCACTGCTTCGCCACCTGGAAAAACACCTCGGGAACCATCGAGATCGTCAAGCAGGGCTGCTGGCTGGACGATGTCAACTGCTATGACAG TGAATGTGTGGAGACGAAGGAGAGTCCGGACGTCTTCTTCTGTTGCTGCGAAGGCAACACGTGTAACGAGAAGTTCCTCTACAGCCCCGACACGCAGGCTGTCCAAAGTAAGTCATCGT CGACCTCCAACCCGTTTACCCAGAAGCCTCAGCTGTTCAACACCCTGCTGTACTCTCTGGTGCCCATTATGGGCATCGCCGCCAtcgtcctcttctccttctggaTGTACCGTCATCACAAGCTGGCATACCCGCCCGTCCTGGTGCCAACACAG CACGCCTTTCATATAATGATAGAG GAACAACTGGgaccacacacccctccctcgCCCATCATGGGGCAGAAGCCATTGCAGTTGATCGAGATCAAAGCCAGGGGGCGCTTCGGCTGTGTGTGGAAGGCTCAGCTCCTCAACGACTACGTGGCTGTCAAGGTCTTCCCCATTCAG GACAAGCTGTCATGGCAGAACGAGTATGAGATCTACAGCCTGAGTGGGATGAAACACGAGAACCTGCTCCACTTTATCGGTGTGGAGAAGAGAGAAAACAACATGGACATAGACCTCTGGCTCATCACAGCCTATCACGACAAC GGCTCTCTGACTGATTACCTGAAGGCCAACGTGGTGTCGTGGAACGAGCTGTGCCACATCTCCCAGACCTTGGCCCGTGGCCTGGCCTATCTCCACGAGGACATCCCTGGGCTGAAGGACGGACACAAGCCCGCCGTCGCACACAG GGACATGAAGAGCAAGAACGTGCTTCTGAAGAACAACCTGACAGCCTGCATAGCGGACTTTGGCCTGGCCCTGAAGTTTGAAGCTGGGAAGTCAGCAGGAGACGCCCACGGCCAG GTGGGCACGAGGCGCTACATGGCCCCTGAGGTGCTGGAGGGGGCCATCAACTTCCAGAGAGACTCCTTCCTGAGGATAGACATGTACGCCATGGGGCTGGTGCTGTGGGAGCTGGCCGCTCGCTGTACCGCTGCAGATG GTCCTGTGGATGAGTACACACTGCCCTTCGAGGAGGAGGTCGGCCAACACCCGTCTCTAGAGGATATGCAGGAGGTGGTGGTCCACAAGAAGCTACGGCCCTGCCTCCGAGAGTGCTGGCAGAAAcacaca GGCCTGGTGATGCTGTGTGAGACCATCGAGGAGTGCTGGGATCACGAGGCCGAGGCGCGGCTCTCGGCGGGCTGCGTGGAGGAACGCATCATCCAGATGCAACGCCAGACCAACGTCATCGCCCCCGAGGAGATTGTCACCGTCGTCACCATGGTGACCAACGTGGACTTCCCTCCCAAAGAGTCCAGCCTATGA
- the LOC139566504 gene encoding activin receptor type-2A-like isoform X3 has product MGAASELAFAVFLISFSSGAILGRSETQECVYYNSSWEKERTNRSGIEPCYGDKDKRLHCFATWKNTSGTIEIVKQGCWLDDVNCYDSSECVETKESPDVFFCCCEGNTCNEKFLYSPDTQAVQTTSNPFTQKPQLFNTLLYSLVPIMGIAAIVLFSFWMYRHHKLAYPPVLVPTQHAFHIMIEEQLGPHTPPSPIMGQKPLQLIEIKARGRFGCVWKAQLLNDYVAVKVFPIQDKLSWQNEYEIYSLSGMKHENLLHFIGVEKRENNMDIDLWLITAYHDNGSLTDYLKANVVSWNELCHISQTLARGLAYLHEDIPGLKDGHKPAVAHRDMKSKNVLLKNNLTACIADFGLALKFEAGKSAGDAHGQVGTRRYMAPEVLEGAINFQRDSFLRIDMYAMGLVLWELAARCTAADGPVDEYTLPFEEEVGQHPSLEDMQEVVVHKKLRPCLRECWQKHTGLVMLCETIEECWDHEAEARLSAGCVEERIIQMQRQTNVIAPEEIVTVVTMVTNVDFPPKESSL; this is encoded by the exons GTGCAATCCTGGGTCGCTCGGAGACACAGGAGTGCGTTTACTACAACTCTAGCTGGGAGAAGGAGCGAACCAACCGCAGTGGCATCGAGCCTTGCTACGGCGACAAGGACAAGAGGCTCCACTGCTTCGCCACCTGGAAAAACACCTCGGGAACCATCGAGATCGTCAAGCAGGGCTGCTGGCTGGACGATGTCAACTGCTATGACAG tAGTGAATGTGTGGAGACGAAGGAGAGTCCGGACGTCTTCTTCTGTTGCTGCGAAGGCAACACGTGTAACGAGAAGTTCCTCTACAGCCCCGACACGCAGGCTGTCCAAA CGACCTCCAACCCGTTTACCCAGAAGCCTCAGCTGTTCAACACCCTGCTGTACTCTCTGGTGCCCATTATGGGCATCGCCGCCAtcgtcctcttctccttctggaTGTACCGTCATCACAAGCTGGCATACCCGCCCGTCCTGGTGCCAACACAG CACGCCTTTCATATAATGATAGAG GAACAACTGGgaccacacacccctccctcgCCCATCATGGGGCAGAAGCCATTGCAGTTGATCGAGATCAAAGCCAGGGGGCGCTTCGGCTGTGTGTGGAAGGCTCAGCTCCTCAACGACTACGTGGCTGTCAAGGTCTTCCCCATTCAG GACAAGCTGTCATGGCAGAACGAGTATGAGATCTACAGCCTGAGTGGGATGAAACACGAGAACCTGCTCCACTTTATCGGTGTGGAGAAGAGAGAAAACAACATGGACATAGACCTCTGGCTCATCACAGCCTATCACGACAAC GGCTCTCTGACTGATTACCTGAAGGCCAACGTGGTGTCGTGGAACGAGCTGTGCCACATCTCCCAGACCTTGGCCCGTGGCCTGGCCTATCTCCACGAGGACATCCCTGGGCTGAAGGACGGACACAAGCCCGCCGTCGCACACAG GGACATGAAGAGCAAGAACGTGCTTCTGAAGAACAACCTGACAGCCTGCATAGCGGACTTTGGCCTGGCCCTGAAGTTTGAAGCTGGGAAGTCAGCAGGAGACGCCCACGGCCAG GTGGGCACGAGGCGCTACATGGCCCCTGAGGTGCTGGAGGGGGCCATCAACTTCCAGAGAGACTCCTTCCTGAGGATAGACATGTACGCCATGGGGCTGGTGCTGTGGGAGCTGGCCGCTCGCTGTACCGCTGCAGATG GTCCTGTGGATGAGTACACACTGCCCTTCGAGGAGGAGGTCGGCCAACACCCGTCTCTAGAGGATATGCAGGAGGTGGTGGTCCACAAGAAGCTACGGCCCTGCCTCCGAGAGTGCTGGCAGAAAcacaca GGCCTGGTGATGCTGTGTGAGACCATCGAGGAGTGCTGGGATCACGAGGCCGAGGCGCGGCTCTCGGCGGGCTGCGTGGAGGAACGCATCATCCAGATGCAACGCCAGACCAACGTCATCGCCCCCGAGGAGATTGTCACCGTCGTCACCATGGTGACCAACGTGGACTTCCCTCCCAAAGAGTCCAGCCTATGA
- the LOC139566504 gene encoding activin receptor type-2A-like isoform X5 gives MGAASELAFAVFLISFSSGAILGRSETQECVYYNSSWEKERTNRSGIEPCYGDKDKRLHCFATWKNTSGTIEIVKQGCWLDDVNCYDSSECVETKESPDVFFCCCEGNTCNEKFLYSPDTQAVQSKSSSTSNPFTQKPQLFNTLLYSLVPIMGIAAIVLFSFWMYRHHKLAYPPVLVPTQEQLGPHTPPSPIMGQKPLQLIEIKARGRFGCVWKAQLLNDYVAVKVFPIQDKLSWQNEYEIYSLSGMKHENLLHFIGVEKRENNMDIDLWLITAYHDNGSLTDYLKANVVSWNELCHISQTLARGLAYLHEDIPGLKDGHKPAVAHRDMKSKNVLLKNNLTACIADFGLALKFEAGKSAGDAHGQVGTRRYMAPEVLEGAINFQRDSFLRIDMYAMGLVLWELAARCTAADGPVDEYTLPFEEEVGQHPSLEDMQEVVVHKKLRPCLRECWQKHTGLVMLCETIEECWDHEAEARLSAGCVEERIIQMQRQTNVIAPEEIVTVVTMVTNVDFPPKESSL, from the exons GTGCAATCCTGGGTCGCTCGGAGACACAGGAGTGCGTTTACTACAACTCTAGCTGGGAGAAGGAGCGAACCAACCGCAGTGGCATCGAGCCTTGCTACGGCGACAAGGACAAGAGGCTCCACTGCTTCGCCACCTGGAAAAACACCTCGGGAACCATCGAGATCGTCAAGCAGGGCTGCTGGCTGGACGATGTCAACTGCTATGACAG tAGTGAATGTGTGGAGACGAAGGAGAGTCCGGACGTCTTCTTCTGTTGCTGCGAAGGCAACACGTGTAACGAGAAGTTCCTCTACAGCCCCGACACGCAGGCTGTCCAAAGTAAGTCATCGT CGACCTCCAACCCGTTTACCCAGAAGCCTCAGCTGTTCAACACCCTGCTGTACTCTCTGGTGCCCATTATGGGCATCGCCGCCAtcgtcctcttctccttctggaTGTACCGTCATCACAAGCTGGCATACCCGCCCGTCCTGGTGCCAACACAG GAACAACTGGgaccacacacccctccctcgCCCATCATGGGGCAGAAGCCATTGCAGTTGATCGAGATCAAAGCCAGGGGGCGCTTCGGCTGTGTGTGGAAGGCTCAGCTCCTCAACGACTACGTGGCTGTCAAGGTCTTCCCCATTCAG GACAAGCTGTCATGGCAGAACGAGTATGAGATCTACAGCCTGAGTGGGATGAAACACGAGAACCTGCTCCACTTTATCGGTGTGGAGAAGAGAGAAAACAACATGGACATAGACCTCTGGCTCATCACAGCCTATCACGACAAC GGCTCTCTGACTGATTACCTGAAGGCCAACGTGGTGTCGTGGAACGAGCTGTGCCACATCTCCCAGACCTTGGCCCGTGGCCTGGCCTATCTCCACGAGGACATCCCTGGGCTGAAGGACGGACACAAGCCCGCCGTCGCACACAG GGACATGAAGAGCAAGAACGTGCTTCTGAAGAACAACCTGACAGCCTGCATAGCGGACTTTGGCCTGGCCCTGAAGTTTGAAGCTGGGAAGTCAGCAGGAGACGCCCACGGCCAG GTGGGCACGAGGCGCTACATGGCCCCTGAGGTGCTGGAGGGGGCCATCAACTTCCAGAGAGACTCCTTCCTGAGGATAGACATGTACGCCATGGGGCTGGTGCTGTGGGAGCTGGCCGCTCGCTGTACCGCTGCAGATG GTCCTGTGGATGAGTACACACTGCCCTTCGAGGAGGAGGTCGGCCAACACCCGTCTCTAGAGGATATGCAGGAGGTGGTGGTCCACAAGAAGCTACGGCCCTGCCTCCGAGAGTGCTGGCAGAAAcacaca GGCCTGGTGATGCTGTGTGAGACCATCGAGGAGTGCTGGGATCACGAGGCCGAGGCGCGGCTCTCGGCGGGCTGCGTGGAGGAACGCATCATCCAGATGCAACGCCAGACCAACGTCATCGCCCCCGAGGAGATTGTCACCGTCGTCACCATGGTGACCAACGTGGACTTCCCTCCCAAAGAGTCCAGCCTATGA